The following are from one region of the Cyanobium sp. AMD-g genome:
- a CDS encoding HlyD family efflux transporter periplasmic adaptor subunit, whose product MATPPRSSDAASRLVSLLDGCVDWLRSPRSRRRHPVIPVRFDLVGQRSLPAEGPAAEASPAEAPTDPAVASHPFGSGLTTAGSETAKEWSFRDTVVLRKSRRSSSLLVWAGLGGVAALGLWSVTAPISETVAVPGKLEPSSTVKDVASPVPGVVEEVLVKEGQSVRKGQPLIRFDLREPRSKLAAAESIRERLLNENRVAKVTLGEEAATAGLTANQQNQLRDRARELSSRLDAAREELAKSTTRLAGYRDSLRIYADIERRYQSLVRDGAVSEVQLLEARNKMQDLRTSVAEEEREIARLRSQLVNTGSGTDVELRTAIEANLRQISDLDAQIRQARLQIQYGLLTAPADGLVFDVDASAGSVVGVNATTPLLKVVPQESLRAKVYLPNKAIGFVQVGQSAELSIETFPASSFGYLPATVERIGSDALTPEEQTQVLGTQAEGLHFPVILKLGRQSIPLPDAGSVPLQAGMALTADIKLRERRVISLLTGLFEDQRRNLQRLRSQ is encoded by the coding sequence ATGGCCACCCCACCCCGTTCCTCCGATGCCGCCTCCCGTCTGGTGTCCCTGCTCGACGGCTGCGTCGACTGGCTGCGCTCCCCCCGCTCCCGCCGCCGCCACCCGGTGATTCCGGTGCGCTTCGATCTGGTGGGCCAGCGGTCCCTGCCCGCCGAAGGGCCGGCGGCGGAAGCGTCGCCGGCGGAGGCCCCAACCGACCCGGCAGTGGCCAGCCACCCCTTCGGCAGCGGCCTCACCACCGCCGGATCGGAAACGGCCAAGGAATGGTCGTTCCGCGACACCGTGGTGCTGCGCAAGAGCCGCCGCAGCTCCAGCCTGCTGGTCTGGGCTGGGTTGGGCGGGGTCGCCGCCCTCGGCCTCTGGAGCGTCACGGCGCCGATCTCCGAAACCGTGGCCGTGCCCGGCAAGCTCGAGCCCTCCAGCACCGTCAAGGACGTCGCTTCCCCCGTCCCCGGTGTGGTGGAGGAGGTGCTGGTGAAGGAGGGCCAGTCGGTGAGAAAGGGCCAGCCCCTGATCCGCTTCGACCTGCGCGAACCCCGCAGCAAGCTGGCCGCCGCCGAGAGCATCCGCGAGCGGCTGCTCAACGAGAACCGCGTCGCCAAGGTCACCCTCGGCGAGGAGGCCGCCACCGCCGGCCTCACCGCCAACCAGCAGAACCAGCTGCGCGACCGCGCCCGTGAGCTCAGCAGCCGCCTGGACGCCGCCCGCGAGGAACTGGCCAAGAGCACCACCCGCCTGGCCGGCTACCGCGATTCCCTGCGCATCTACGCCGACATCGAACGCCGCTACCAGTCCCTGGTGCGCGATGGCGCCGTCAGTGAGGTGCAGCTGCTCGAGGCCCGCAACAAGATGCAGGACCTGCGCACCAGCGTGGCCGAAGAGGAGCGCGAGATCGCCCGCCTGCGCTCCCAGCTGGTCAACACCGGATCCGGCACTGACGTGGAGCTGCGCACCGCGATCGAAGCCAACCTGCGCCAGATCAGTGATCTCGACGCCCAGATCCGCCAGGCCCGCCTCCAGATCCAGTACGGCCTGCTCACCGCCCCCGCCGATGGCCTCGTCTTCGATGTCGACGCCAGCGCCGGCAGCGTGGTGGGTGTCAACGCCACCACCCCCCTGCTGAAGGTGGTGCCCCAGGAGTCCCTGCGAGCCAAGGTGTACCTGCCCAACAAGGCCATCGGCTTCGTGCAGGTGGGCCAGAGCGCCGAGCTCTCGATCGAGACCTTCCCCGCCAGCAGCTTCGGCTACCTGCCGGCCACGGTGGAACGCATCGGCTCCGATGCCCTCACCCCCGAGGAGCAGACCCAGGTGCTCGGCACCCAGGCCGAGGGCCTCCACTTTCCGGTCATCCTCAAGCTCGGTCGCCAGTCCATCCCCCTGCCTGATGCGGGCAGCGTGCCGCTCCAGGCCGGCATGGCCCTCACCGCCGACATCAAGCTGCGCGAGCGACGCGTGATCAGCCTGCTCACCGGCCTGTTCGAAGACCAGCGCCGCAACCTCCAGCGTCTACGGTCCCAGTGA
- a CDS encoding peptidase domain-containing ABC transporter, whose translation MTSSPGAISGLLNDFAPFDRLPPARRDAIDSLLEPLRFRLGQTVLRPDVLPEGVLLLCSGQLRSLGPSPSGRGLRTIERLGPGSLAGWAGLLRCDPCEHLRATTEVEALQLPAAAFRDLLSGHPDFAAWFANQPSAAELHTLLLALAQRDPHGEALLEDWPLPPEQVRLRSLPPGGPGELGLPPGFRWFASSGLPLAEPWSDRPLMRPGPEAPWLRLVGLAMPREAEPPITLGPDLLTPTVLAEGAGGTYAPALEPPPRRAGDRSGQLALGRASGVRAVPIALCQALADYFGLPLNRDALADQVDAILQRQDQLNLVNIGQIMDTLGLRVVLSRVPASRLGRVPAPALLFQNGHFGLLDGVEPDGRARLLEAELGALLVPAEELITHEGGLVELLLFDRKPDAKQQRFSWSWYFPFLRQHRRELIEVLVASVLINALRIVFPLGLMVLIQSVVASRNIGALVSIASVMLLATLMESIFKTLRSFLFTDLANRVDQDAKATILDQLVRLPQGFFDARPVGQITFYFSQLDRLRDFLLGQTLPTLVDFGFSLIYLAILFAISPLLTLVTLATLPLIAAVGLVSNPLVRSQINRTMAQAVRASSFLNEAITGIQTIKSQNAELKTRWEFQNRYSAYIGEDFKLKVTRESIANLSSFLSNLSQLVVIAVAIWLVIQGKLNLGALFAFNILSGHIRQPMVQLVGTWQDFQFNTQSLRMVADVVDRDTEQTSEQASNIPLPPLQGRVQFVDVGFRFRDQGPLVLDGVDLEIPAGSFVGLVGGSGSGKSTLLKLLSRFYPPERGSVLIDGLDIGKVELYSLRRQIGVVPQDSLLFDGTIRENLLMVKPDATAAEMIRAARIACAHDFIMQMPQGYNSSVGERGAGLSGGQRQRLALARAVLQNPQMLILDEATSALDASTERQVCINLFEAFRGRTVFFITHRLSTVQPADLIVLMDKGAVMEQGNHRQLMQLRGWYYALFRSQNQEGLS comes from the coding sequence ATGACCTCCTCCCCCGGAGCCATCAGCGGACTGCTCAACGACTTCGCCCCCTTCGACCGGCTGCCCCCCGCCCGCCGCGACGCGATCGATTCCCTGCTGGAGCCCCTGCGCTTCCGGCTCGGCCAGACCGTCCTGCGCCCGGACGTCTTACCCGAGGGCGTGCTGCTGCTCTGCAGCGGCCAGTTGCGCAGCCTCGGCCCCAGCCCCAGCGGCCGGGGCCTGCGCACGATCGAGCGCCTCGGCCCCGGATCCCTAGCCGGCTGGGCCGGCCTGCTGCGCTGCGACCCCTGCGAGCACCTGCGCGCCACCACCGAAGTGGAGGCCCTCCAGCTGCCCGCCGCCGCCTTCCGCGACCTCCTGAGCGGCCATCCCGACTTCGCCGCCTGGTTCGCCAACCAGCCCAGCGCCGCCGAGCTCCACACCCTGCTGCTGGCGCTGGCCCAACGGGATCCCCACGGCGAGGCCCTGCTCGAGGACTGGCCCCTGCCGCCCGAGCAGGTGCGCCTGCGCAGCCTGCCCCCGGGCGGGCCCGGAGAGCTGGGCCTGCCTCCGGGCTTCCGCTGGTTCGCCAGCAGCGGCCTGCCCCTGGCCGAGCCCTGGTCGGACCGTCCCCTGATGCGCCCCGGCCCCGAGGCCCCCTGGCTGCGGCTCGTGGGCCTGGCGATGCCCCGGGAGGCCGAACCCCCCATCACCCTCGGCCCCGACCTCCTCACCCCCACCGTGCTGGCCGAGGGGGCCGGCGGCACCTACGCCCCCGCCCTCGAACCACCGCCCCGCCGCGCCGGCGACCGCAGCGGCCAGCTGGCCCTGGGCCGGGCCAGCGGTGTCCGCGCCGTGCCCATCGCCCTCTGCCAGGCCCTGGCTGACTACTTCGGCCTGCCCCTCAACCGCGACGCCCTCGCCGACCAGGTGGACGCCATCCTGCAGCGCCAGGACCAGCTCAACCTGGTCAACATCGGCCAGATCATGGACACCCTCGGCCTGCGGGTGGTGCTCTCGCGCGTGCCCGCCAGCCGCCTGGGGCGCGTGCCCGCCCCGGCCCTGCTGTTCCAGAACGGCCACTTCGGCCTGCTCGATGGCGTCGAACCCGATGGCCGCGCCCGCCTGCTGGAAGCCGAACTCGGCGCCCTGCTGGTGCCGGCCGAGGAGCTCATCACCCACGAGGGGGGCCTGGTGGAGCTGCTGCTCTTCGACCGCAAACCCGATGCCAAGCAGCAGCGCTTCAGCTGGAGCTGGTATTTCCCCTTCCTGCGCCAGCACCGCCGCGAGCTGATCGAGGTGCTGGTGGCCTCGGTGCTGATCAACGCCCTGCGCATCGTCTTCCCCCTCGGCCTGATGGTGCTGATCCAGAGCGTGGTGGCCAGTCGCAACATCGGCGCCCTGGTCAGCATCGCCAGCGTGATGCTGCTCGCCACCTTGATGGAGAGCATCTTCAAGACGCTGCGCAGCTTCCTGTTCACCGACCTGGCCAACCGCGTCGACCAGGACGCCAAGGCCACGATCCTCGACCAGTTGGTGCGGCTGCCCCAGGGATTCTTCGATGCCCGCCCCGTGGGCCAGATCACCTTCTATTTCTCCCAGCTCGATCGCCTGCGCGACTTCCTGCTCGGCCAGACCCTGCCCACCCTGGTGGATTTCGGCTTCAGCCTGATCTACCTGGCCATCCTCTTCGCCATCAGCCCGCTGCTGACCCTGGTGACCCTGGCCACCCTGCCCCTGATCGCCGCCGTGGGCCTGGTCAGCAATCCCCTGGTGCGCAGCCAGATCAACCGCACCATGGCCCAGGCGGTGCGCGCCTCCAGCTTCCTCAACGAAGCCATCACCGGCATCCAGACGATCAAATCCCAGAACGCCGAACTCAAGACCCGCTGGGAATTCCAGAACCGCTATTCCGCCTACATCGGCGAAGACTTCAAGCTCAAGGTGACCCGCGAATCGATCGCCAACCTCTCCAGTTTCCTCAGCAACCTCAGCCAGCTGGTGGTGATCGCCGTGGCGATCTGGCTGGTCATCCAGGGCAAGCTCAACCTTGGCGCCCTGTTCGCCTTCAACATCCTCTCCGGCCACATCCGCCAGCCCATGGTGCAACTGGTGGGCACCTGGCAGGACTTCCAGTTCAACACCCAGTCGCTGCGCATGGTGGCCGATGTGGTCGACCGCGACACTGAGCAGACCAGCGAGCAGGCCAGCAACATCCCCCTGCCCCCCCTGCAAGGCCGGGTGCAGTTCGTCGATGTGGGCTTCCGCTTCCGCGACCAGGGCCCCCTGGTGCTCGATGGGGTGGATCTGGAGATCCCCGCCGGCTCCTTCGTGGGGCTGGTGGGGGGCTCCGGCAGCGGCAAATCCACCCTGCTCAAGCTGCTCTCCCGCTTCTATCCGCCGGAGCGGGGCAGCGTCCTGATCGACGGCCTCGACATCGGCAAGGTGGAGCTCTATTCCCTGCGCCGCCAGATCGGGGTGGTGCCCCAGGATTCGCTCCTCTTCGACGGCACCATCCGCGAGAACCTGCTGATGGTGAAGCCCGATGCCACCGCCGCCGAGATGATCCGCGCCGCCCGCATCGCCTGCGCCCACGACTTCATCATGCAGATGCCCCAGGGCTACAACTCCAGCGTCGGTGAGCGGGGCGCCGGCCTCTCGGGAGGCCAGCGTCAGCGCCTAGCCCTGGCCCGGGCTGTGCTCCAGAACCCCCAGATGCTGATCCTCGATGAGGCCACCAGCGCGCTCGACGCCAGCACCGAGCGCCAGGTGTGCATCAACCTGTTCGAGGCCTTCCGGGGCCGCACCGTCTTCTTCATCACCCACCGCCTCTCCACCGTCCAGCCCGCCGACCTGATCGTGCTGATGGACAAGGGCGCCGTGATGGAGCAGGGCAACCACCGCCAGCTGATGCAGCTGCGCGGCTGGTACTACGCCCTCTTCCGCAGCCAGAACCAGGAGGGTCTCAGCTGA